The genomic region AACATTCATAGTAAACCAGATGAGTTACGTTGTATTTCTCAGTAAAGCCCTTCACGGCTTTACTTTTGTGCTCCCAGACTCTCTTGAGCAAGTTTGACGTAATACCGATGTAGAGCGTGCCGTTTTTCTTGCTTGCCAAAATGTAGACATAAAAGTTTTTCATATTTGCCCAGATTGTCATCCCCGAGT from bacterium harbors:
- a CDS encoding GIY-YIG nuclease family protein, whose protein sequence is MTIWANMKNFYVYILASKKNGTLYIGITSNLLKRVWEHKSKAVKGFTEKYNVTHLVYYECFEDPENAILREKRLKKWMRKWKLELIEKMNPEWNDLYGELL